In a genomic window of Strix aluco isolate bStrAlu1 chromosome 3, bStrAlu1.hap1, whole genome shotgun sequence:
- the LOC141921682 gene encoding cystatin-F-like isoform X2, giving the protein MAVNFACSFVALCCLALWSFTGTSATYVSPPHSTMKPGSPVPMNTDNPGVRKAARFGVYRYNNSSNDLFLFKESQINKAMVQIVRGLKYMLHVEIGRTVCEKREHSSLDNCHFQRKKSLQQMLRCYFEVWITPWLHKAYVPVALCH; this is encoded by the exons ATGGCAGTGAACTTTGCCTGCAGCTTCGTCGCACTTTGCTGTTTAGCACTCTGGAGCTTCACTGGGACTTCAG CTACGTATGTATCACCACCTCATTCAACCATGAAACCCGGCTCCCCTGTCCCGATGAACACTGACAACCCTGGTGTTCGCAAGGCAGCTCGCTTTGGGGTTTACAGATACAACAACAGCTCCAATGACCTCTTTCTGTTTAAGGAATCACAAATAAACAAAGCCATGGTACAG ATTGTCAGAGGGCTAAAATACATGCTCCATGTGGAAATTGGACGCACCGTGTGTGAGAAGAGGGAGCACTCCAGCCTGGATAACTGTcacttccagaggaaaaaaagcctacAACAG ATGCTGAGATGCTATTTTGAGGTCTGGATAACACCTTGGTTACATAAAGCATATGTCCCTGTTGCTCTCTGTCACTGA
- the LOC141921682 gene encoding cystatin-F-like isoform X1: protein MAVNFACSFVALCCLALWSFTGTSGATYVSPPHSTMKPGSPVPMNTDNPGVRKAARFGVYRYNNSSNDLFLFKESQINKAMVQIVRGLKYMLHVEIGRTVCEKREHSSLDNCHFQRKKSLQQMLRCYFEVWITPWLHKAYVPVALCH from the exons ATGGCAGTGAACTTTGCCTGCAGCTTCGTCGCACTTTGCTGTTTAGCACTCTGGAGCTTCACTGGGACTTCAGGTG CTACGTATGTATCACCACCTCATTCAACCATGAAACCCGGCTCCCCTGTCCCGATGAACACTGACAACCCTGGTGTTCGCAAGGCAGCTCGCTTTGGGGTTTACAGATACAACAACAGCTCCAATGACCTCTTTCTGTTTAAGGAATCACAAATAAACAAAGCCATGGTACAG ATTGTCAGAGGGCTAAAATACATGCTCCATGTGGAAATTGGACGCACCGTGTGTGAGAAGAGGGAGCACTCCAGCCTGGATAACTGTcacttccagaggaaaaaaagcctacAACAG ATGCTGAGATGCTATTTTGAGGTCTGGATAACACCTTGGTTACATAAAGCATATGTCCCTGTTGCTCTCTGTCACTGA